A part of Caloenas nicobarica isolate bCalNic1 chromosome 10, bCalNic1.hap1, whole genome shotgun sequence genomic DNA contains:
- the LOC135992630 gene encoding olfactory receptor 12D1-like, which yields MLNKTELSEFILLGLTDIQGLQYFFFVFLLLLYLTSLLGNGAIVTMVVAEARLHTPMYFFLGNLSCLDIVYSTVTGPKMLSGLLFGHQPISLGACLAQLHFFHFLGSTEAMLLATMAYDRYVAICNPLRYTLVMSPRTCLLLAAASWSIGFVHAMVHSVMTSQLSFCGHNHIHHFFCDIKPLLNLACSSTSLNMTLLNVITTSVALGSFALIVLSYLYIICFIFHKVQSQEGRWKPFSTCASHLTVVALFYIPVLFNYTPPSSGSSLKRDVQVSLLYSAVTPALNPLIYTLRNREMRSALKKMLGKKLIPGGR from the coding sequence ATGCTGAACAAGACTGAGCTCAGCGAGTTCATCCTCTTGGGTCTCACTGATATCCAGGGGCTGCAGTACTTtttcttcgtcttcctcctgTTGCTCTACTTAACCAGTCTTCTGGGAAATGGTGCCATTGTGACTATGGTGGTAGCTGAGGCCCGGCTTCACACACCAATGTACTTCTTCCTGGGGAACCTGTCCTGCCTGGACATTGTCTACTCCACAGTCACTGGTCCCAAGATGTTGAGTGGCCTTCTCTTTGGGCATCAGCCCATCTCTTTAGGTGCGTGCTTGGCCCAGCTCCACTTCTTCCACTTCCTGGGCAGTACTGAGGCTATGCTCCTGGCCACCATGGCCTACGATCGTTATGTGGCCATCTGCAATCCTTTGCGCTACACCCTTGTCATGAGCCCCCGGACTTGTCTGCTGCTGGCCGCAGCCAGCTGGTCCATTGGTTTTGTGCATGCCATGGTACACTCAGTCATGACCTCTCAACTGAGTTTCTGTGGCCACAACCACATTCATCACTTCTTCTGTGACATCAAGCCACTGTTGAATTTGGCTTGCAGTAGTACCAGCCTCAACATGACCCTCCTCAATGTCATTACCACATCTGTTGCTCTAGGCTCCTTTGCCCTCATCGTCCTCTCCTACCTCTACATCATCTGCTTCATCTTCCATAAAGTCCAGTCCCAGGAAGGAAGATGGAAGCCCTTCTCCACCTGTGCCTCCCACCTCACTGTTGTGGCACTGTTTTACATACCCGTGCTCTTCAATTATACACcaccctcctcaggaagctccCTTAAAAGGGATGTGCAAGTGTCTCTCCTGTACAGTGCTGTCACCCCAGCTCTGAACCCCTTGATCTACACTCTTAGAAACCGCGAGATGAGATCTGCCCTGAAAAAAATGCTAGGGAAAAAACTCATTCCTGGAGGAAGGTGA
- the LOC135992580 gene encoding olfactory receptor 10A7-like, whose translation MKPGNQTVATHFLLSGFAFHGKTQLLFFMLISIMFLATLIGNSLIVVIATVDPLLHTPMYYLLKNLALTEICYSLTIVPKMLAILLVERKIISFTACALQLNCVFIFVTCECFLLGAMAYDRQAAICHPLHYATMMNRDRCFKMAIGSWLSGVPVALGFTTWLFTLPFCGRNTVDHFFCDVSPLLKLVCVDTAFFELLIFIAVVLIVLIPFSLIAISYLCINQTLSINDSMKGKQGGTKGGKAMLNQAELSEFILLGFTNMQGLQHFVFFLLLYLTSLLATMA comes from the exons ATGAAGCCAGGAAACCAAACCGTCGCTACTCACTTCTTACTTTCGGGGTTTGCCTTCCATGGCAAGACGCAGCTGCTATTTTTCATGCTGATTTCCATCATGTTCCTGGCCACGTTGATAGGGAACTCTCTAATTGTTGTGATCGCAACCGTTGACCCTCTCCTACACACGCCGATGTACTACCTCCTAAAGAATCTTGCCTTGACAGAAATCTGCTACAGCCTCACCATTGTCCCCAAGATGCTTGCAATTCTGCTGGtggagagaaaaattatttccttcacaGCTTGTGCCTTGCAGCTCAACTgcgtttttatttttgtaacctGTGAGTGTTTCCTCTTAGGAGCAATGGCTTATGACCGGCAAGCAGCAATATGCCACCCATTGCATTATGCCACCATGATGAACAGGGATCGCTGCTTCAAGATGGCCATTGGGTCTTGGCTGTCTGGTGTCCCTGTGGCTCTGGGCTTCACCACATGGTTATTTACCCTGCCCTTCTGTGGGAGAAACACAGTCGATCATTTCTTTTGTGATGTTTCTCCTTTGCTGAAGCTGGTGTGTGTAGACACAGCCTTCTTTGAACTActgatttttattgctgttgtcCTAATAGTCCTGATTCCCTTTTCTCTGATAGCCATCTCTTATCTTTGCATTAACCAAACCTTGTCAATCAATGACTCAATGAAGGGCAAACAGGGAGGAACAAAGGGAGGAAAGG CAATGCTGAACCAGGCAGAGCTCAGCGAGTTCATCCTTTTGGGCTTCACCAACATGCAGGGCCTGCAGCACTTTGTCTTCTTCCTGTTGCTCTACTTGACCAGTCTTCTGGCCACCATGGCCTAA